A section of the Jannaschia sp. S6380 genome encodes:
- the pyrC gene encoding dihydroorotase yields MDSLTIRRPDDWHLHLRDGEMLRLVAPASRHFGRAIVMPNLVPPVVTGDDARAYRDRVIAAGFAKPLMTLYLTEGTDPDDVVRAHADGVIHAVKLYPAGATTNSASGVRDMGRVRPVLAAMEAAGVPLCLHGEVTAAEVDIFDREAAFLDRVLTPLRAAHPGLKLTLEHVTTSDAVDWVRAHPGVGATITVQHLMANRNDMLAGGMRPHFYCLPILKRDTHQAVLRRAATSGEAQFFLGTDSAPHPTHAKEASCCAAGCFTAPHALPLLAHVFEAEGALDRMEAFASLNGPAHYGLPANDDTITLTKGEPLDFPERIEGHGQSVTLFDPGHPVHWHVTEPA; encoded by the coding sequence ATGGACAGCCTGACGATCCGCCGGCCCGACGATTGGCATCTGCACCTGCGCGACGGCGAAATGCTGCGACTGGTCGCGCCCGCGAGTCGCCATTTCGGTCGCGCGATCGTCATGCCGAACCTGGTGCCACCCGTGGTGACCGGCGACGATGCGCGGGCGTACCGCGACCGGGTGATCGCCGCGGGGTTCGCGAAACCGCTGATGACGCTGTATCTGACCGAGGGGACCGACCCCGACGACGTGGTGCGCGCGCATGCCGACGGGGTGATCCACGCGGTGAAGCTCTACCCCGCTGGGGCCACGACCAACTCCGCCTCGGGCGTGCGCGACATGGGTCGGGTCCGCCCCGTGCTGGCCGCGATGGAGGCGGCGGGCGTGCCGCTCTGCCTGCACGGCGAGGTGACGGCGGCGGAGGTGGACATCTTCGACCGGGAGGCCGCGTTCCTCGACCGGGTCCTGACGCCGCTGCGGGCCGCGCATCCCGGCCTGAAGCTGACGCTGGAGCATGTCACGACGTCGGACGCAGTCGACTGGGTCCGCGCACATCCCGGCGTGGGCGCGACGATCACGGTGCAGCACCTGATGGCGAACCGGAACGACATGCTGGCGGGCGGGATGCGGCCCCATTTCTATTGCCTGCCGATCCTGAAGCGCGACACGCATCAGGCAGTCCTGCGGCGGGCGGCGACGTCGGGCGAGGCGCAGTTCTTCCTCGGCACCGACAGCGCGCCGCATCCGACCCACGCGAAGGAGGCGAGCTGCTGCGCCGCCGGGTGCTTCACCGCGCCACATGCCTTGCCCCTACTGGCTCATGTGTTCGAGGCCGAAGGCGCGCTCGACCGGATGGAGGCGTTCGCGTCGCTGAATGGGCCCGCGCATTACGGCCTGCCGGCGAATGACGACACGATCACCCTGACCAAGGGCGAACCCCTGGACTTTCCCGAGCGGATCGAGGGGCATGGCCAGTCCGTCACCCTGTTCGATCCCGGCCATCCCGTCCACTGGCACGTCACGGAGCCCGCATGA
- a CDS encoding orotate phosphoribosyltransferase: MIPTSFPPKEEIARLTARALLEVEAVHFNAREPFTLASGLPSPTYIDCRKLISYPRLRATLMDFLAVTVMRDAGFEAFDNVAGGETAGIPFAAFMAERLALPMTYVRKKPKGYGRNARIEGLMIEGQRILLVEDMTTDGGSKLSFVDAIRETGAVCAHTAVIFSYGIFPEITETLGDHGVTLHALATWWDVLAEAKRQGHFDAETLAGVEAFLNDPRGWQAARGGA, translated from the coding sequence ATGATCCCGACCAGTTTCCCCCCGAAGGAGGAGATCGCCCGCCTGACCGCCCGCGCCCTGTTGGAGGTCGAGGCCGTGCATTTCAACGCGCGCGAGCCCTTCACCCTCGCCTCCGGCCTGCCAAGTCCGACCTATATCGACTGCCGCAAGCTCATCTCCTACCCGCGCCTGCGCGCGACGCTGATGGATTTTCTGGCCGTCACCGTAATGCGCGACGCCGGGTTCGAGGCGTTCGACAATGTCGCCGGCGGCGAGACGGCGGGCATTCCCTTCGCCGCGTTCATGGCCGAGCGGCTGGCCCTGCCGATGACCTATGTGCGCAAGAAGCCCAAGGGCTACGGCCGCAACGCCCGGATCGAGGGTCTGATGATAGAAGGGCAGCGCATCCTGCTGGTGGAGGACATGACGACGGATGGCGGCAGCAAGCTGTCCTTCGTGGACGCGATCCGCGAGACGGGTGCTGTCTGCGCGCATACCGCCGTCATCTTCAGCTACGGCATCTTCCCCGAAATCACCGAAACGCTGGGCGATCACGGCGTGACGCTGCATGCGCTCGCGACTTGGTGGGACGTGCTGGCCGAGGCGAAGCGGCAGGGTCATTTCGATGCCGAGACGCTGGCCGGAGTCGAGGCGTTCCTGAACGATCCGCGCGGGTGGCAGGCGGCACGCGGCGGGGCCTGA
- a CDS encoding excalibur calcium-binding domain-containing protein has product MSFRRSVLALPLILAACATPPPGPDAPDLTALDTRSLWAMHGTTSGLDHLAVEAELGARGQTISGASYLGQRTAGGVGRSSYARGTVSGTAQDRFNCGDFLSAGAAQVAFLRAGGPMRDPHRLDADGDGFACEWGTRVRTVARTATRPARIIARPHSTPSSRCHVGPRGGTYTITSGGNKNYDGC; this is encoded by the coding sequence ATGTCGTTCCGCCGTTCCGTCCTTGCCCTTCCGCTGATCCTGGCCGCTTGCGCCACGCCGCCCCCCGGCCCGGACGCCCCGGATCTGACGGCGCTGGACACGCGTTCGCTGTGGGCGATGCACGGGACGACGTCGGGCCTGGACCATCTCGCGGTTGAGGCGGAGCTGGGCGCGCGGGGTCAGACGATATCGGGCGCGTCGTATCTCGGTCAGCGGACGGCCGGCGGCGTCGGCCGTTCGAGCTATGCACGTGGCACGGTTTCGGGGACGGCGCAGGACAGGTTCAATTGCGGCGACTTCCTTTCGGCGGGAGCGGCGCAAGTAGCCTTTCTGCGGGCCGGCGGGCCGATGCGCGACCCGCACCGGCTGGACGCCGACGGCGATGGCTTCGCCTGCGAATGGGGAACGCGCGTTCGCACCGTGGCGCGAACCGCGACGCGCCCCGCGCGCATCATTGCCCGTCCACACAGCACGCCCTCATCCCGCTGCCATGTCGGACCGCGCGGCGGCACCTACACGATCACGTCGGGGGGCAACAAGAACTACGACGGCTGTTGA
- a CDS encoding replicative DNA helicase → MTTITRLDQGVPASTDSNLPHNIEAEQQLLGALLSDNDLYDRAASIVRSEHFYDPVHARIFDICAARIQKNALASPVTLKPFLEEDEGLRALGGPSYLVTLAASAIAAYAVRDYAQMIYDLAIRRELIALGRDISAQATDVTVEREPSDQITDAESKLYALAEQGRAESGFQSFLSAIKQAVDVANAAYQRDGGLAGISTGLIDMDKKLGGLHRSDLLILAGRPSMGKTSLATNIAFNVAKAYRAGKTYDGRDGAVEGGVVGFYSLEMSAEQLAARVLSEAAEVPSEQIRRGDMTEAEFRRFVEAAKALESCPLYIDDTPALPIAQLAARARRQKRTHGLDLLIIDYLQLVTAPGKGDSRVNEVSAITQGLKAIAKELDIPVIALSQLSRQVENREDKRPQLSDLRESGSIEQDADVVMFVYREEYYKEREKPGDHQLDKMAEWQAAMEAVHGKAEVIIGKQRHGPIGTVDLAFEGRFTRFGDLARPWQEGR, encoded by the coding sequence ATGACGACGATCACACGACTGGACCAAGGCGTTCCCGCCTCGACGGACAGCAACCTGCCCCATAATATCGAGGCGGAACAGCAGCTTCTAGGCGCCCTTCTGTCGGACAACGACCTGTATGACCGGGCCGCGTCCATCGTCCGGTCGGAACATTTCTACGATCCGGTCCACGCCCGCATCTTCGATATCTGCGCCGCCCGCATCCAGAAGAACGCCCTGGCCTCGCCCGTCACGCTGAAGCCGTTCCTGGAGGAGGACGAGGGGCTGCGCGCGCTGGGCGGGCCGTCCTATCTGGTGACGCTGGCGGCCTCGGCCATCGCGGCCTATGCGGTGCGCGACTATGCGCAGATGATCTATGACCTGGCGATCAGGCGTGAACTGATCGCGTTGGGCCGCGACATCAGCGCCCAGGCCACCGACGTCACTGTCGAGCGCGAACCGTCCGACCAGATCACGGACGCCGAGTCGAAGCTCTACGCCTTGGCCGAACAGGGCCGCGCCGAAAGCGGCTTCCAATCGTTCCTGTCGGCGATCAAGCAGGCCGTCGACGTGGCCAATGCCGCCTATCAGCGGGACGGCGGGCTCGCCGGCATCTCCACCGGACTGATCGACATGGACAAGAAGCTGGGCGGCCTGCACCGCTCGGACCTTCTGATCCTCGCGGGGCGTCCGTCGATGGGCAAGACGTCGCTGGCGACGAACATCGCGTTCAACGTCGCCAAGGCATACCGCGCCGGCAAGACGTATGACGGCCGCGACGGCGCGGTCGAGGGTGGGGTCGTCGGGTTCTACTCGCTGGAGATGTCGGCGGAACAACTGGCGGCCCGTGTCCTGTCGGAGGCCGCCGAGGTGCCGTCCGAACAGATCCGGCGCGGCGACATGACGGAGGCCGAGTTCCGCCGCTTCGTCGAGGCGGCGAAGGCACTCGAATCCTGCCCGCTCTATATCGACGACACGCCCGCCTTGCCGATCGCGCAGCTCGCCGCCCGCGCGCGGCGGCAGAAGCGGACACACGGGCTGGACCTCTTGATCATCGACTACCTGCAACTTGTGACCGCGCCGGGCAAGGGCGACAGCCGCGTGAACGAAGTCTCGGCGATCACGCAAGGATTGAAGGCCATCGCCAAGGAGCTGGACATTCCCGTCATCGCCCTGTCGCAGCTTTCGCGCCAGGTCGAGAACCGGGAGGACAAGCGACCGCAGCTTTCGGATTTGCGCGAGTCCGGCTCCATCGAGCAGGACGCGGACGTCGTGATGTTCGTGTACCGCGAAGAATACTACAAGGAACGCGAGAAGCCGGGCGATCATCAGCTCGATAAGATGGCCGAGTGGCAGGCCGCGATGGAGGCCGTCCACGGCAAGGCCGAAGTCATCATCGGCAAGCAGCGCCACGGCCCCATCGGCACGGTGGACCTGGCGTTCGAGGGGCGGTTCACCCGGTTCGGCGACCTCGCGAGACCGTGGCAGGAAGGGCGCTGA
- a CDS encoding RidA family protein translates to MRVAIVPPSMGAVTLPLSPAIRSGDHLFLTGMTGSGPDGRMAPDPEIQFHAAFDKIAETLGAAGLTLDAVVEMTSYHLDLRTHFDLFEAVCRARFAAPYPAWTAVEVAGLRREGALVEVRAIARATADSNPSAT, encoded by the coding sequence ATGCGAGTCGCCATCGTCCCGCCGTCGATGGGTGCCGTGACCTTGCCCCTTTCGCCGGCGATACGCTCGGGCGACCACCTGTTCCTGACCGGCATGACGGGCAGCGGCCCGGATGGTCGGATGGCGCCCGATCCGGAGATCCAGTTCCACGCGGCCTTCGACAAGATCGCCGAAACACTCGGCGCGGCTGGCCTGACCCTCGACGCCGTGGTCGAAATGACGAGCTATCACCTCGACCTCCGCACCCATTTCGACCTGTTCGAGGCGGTGTGCCGCGCGCGCTTCGCCGCCCCCTACCCGGCCTGGACCGCCGTCGAGGTCGCGGGCCTGCGCCGAGAAGGCGCGCTGGTGGAGGTCCGGGCGATCGCGCGGGCGACCGCCGACAGCAACCCGTCCGCGACTTGA
- the alr gene encoding alanine racemase — MGTGTLHIDLEAIAANWRALDAMTGADCETAATVKANAYGLGVTQVAPRLFREGCRAYFVATADEGLELRRTLGPEPRIYAFYGHMPGDTATLQRADVVPMICSLDQLARHLEALPRHPFGIQLDTGMNRLGLKMAEWAATAELTLKAHPVLVMSHLSDGDDPESPRNADQLARFHEMTDGIEVPRSLAATGGVLLGPDYHFDMIRPGVGLYGGLPFAAAEPVVTLEVPVVTCFDIEPGETVGYGGTWKAPAPSRVATIAAGYADGLPRTLSSNLDVMAGPVSCPVVGRVSMDLIGVDISHLDRDPERVTVLDAHRGIDSLAEAAGTIGYEILTALGRRYGRRYRGLDA; from the coding sequence ATGGGAACGGGTACGCTGCATATCGATCTGGAGGCCATCGCCGCCAACTGGCGCGCGCTCGACGCCATGACCGGCGCAGATTGCGAGACAGCCGCGACCGTCAAGGCCAACGCCTATGGCCTGGGTGTGACGCAGGTCGCGCCGCGCCTGTTCCGCGAAGGGTGCCGCGCTTATTTCGTGGCGACCGCGGACGAGGGGCTGGAGCTGCGCCGCACCCTCGGCCCCGAGCCGCGGATTTATGCGTTCTACGGTCACATGCCAGGCGACACGGCCACGCTTCAGCGTGCGGACGTGGTTCCGATGATCTGCTCCCTCGATCAACTGGCCCGCCATCTCGAGGCGCTGCCGCGCCATCCCTTCGGCATCCAGCTCGACACCGGGATGAACCGCCTCGGCCTCAAGATGGCGGAATGGGCGGCGACGGCGGAACTGACGCTCAAGGCGCATCCGGTGCTGGTGATGTCGCACCTGTCGGACGGCGACGACCCCGAAAGCCCCCGCAACGCGGACCAGCTTGCCCGGTTTCACGAGATGACGGACGGAATCGAGGTTCCGCGCAGCCTGGCGGCGACCGGCGGTGTCCTGCTGGGGCCCGACTATCACTTCGACATGATCCGCCCCGGCGTGGGTCTCTACGGCGGGTTGCCCTTCGCCGCCGCCGAACCCGTCGTCACGCTGGAGGTGCCCGTGGTCACCTGCTTCGACATCGAACCGGGCGAGACGGTGGGCTATGGCGGCACCTGGAAGGCCCCCGCCCCGTCACGGGTCGCCACGATCGCGGCCGGCTATGCCGACGGCCTGCCCCGGACGCTGTCGTCGAACCTCGACGTGATGGCGGGGCCGGTGTCCTGCCCTGTCGTCGGCCGCGTCTCGATGGACCTGATCGGGGTCGACATCAGCCATCTGGACCGCGACCCCGAGCGGGTCACCGTCCTGGATGCGCATCGCGGGATCGATTCCCTGGCAGAGGCCGCGGGAACCATCGGATACGAGATCCTGACCGCCCTGGGCCGCCGATACGGCCGCCGATACCGTGGGCTGGACGCCTAG
- a CDS encoding DNA repair protein — protein MNDTSRNVAIATSLLQQVCSFLLILAALALTALTAAAAAGMMPWPDIPVALGGAEVAQAGMFTQIGLTLILLILVGFLPANSRMRRLELTNRDFHLSMDDVTRAYAAVHAADRQSTFQLSREFDAMRDRIEWMRNHPELADMEHDVLQVAAQMSVESRDLAEIYSDEKVDRARSFLRQRQQEVEDYRQRISMAQATVQEIKRWMQAVSVEEGLAEKQLERLQKDLAEVTDALKLTGHDRAQNVVGIERPRRKGRAGEAVATPAE, from the coding sequence ATGAATGATACCTCTCGAAACGTCGCCATCGCGACGAGCTTGCTGCAGCAGGTCTGCAGTTTCCTTCTCATCCTCGCGGCGCTCGCGCTGACGGCGCTGACGGCGGCGGCGGCGGCGGGCATGATGCCGTGGCCCGACATTCCGGTCGCGCTCGGCGGGGCCGAGGTGGCGCAGGCGGGCATGTTCACGCAGATCGGCCTGACGCTGATCCTTCTTATCCTGGTGGGCTTCCTGCCGGCGAATTCGCGCATGCGGCGGCTGGAGCTGACCAATCGCGATTTTCACCTGTCCATGGACGACGTCACACGCGCCTACGCTGCCGTCCATGCGGCCGACCGCCAGAGTACCTTCCAGCTGAGCCGCGAATTCGACGCGATGCGCGACCGGATCGAATGGATGCGCAATCACCCGGAACTGGCCGATATGGAACACGACGTGCTGCAGGTGGCGGCCCAGATGTCGGTCGAGAGCCGCGACCTCGCGGAGATCTATTCCGACGAGAAGGTCGACCGCGCCCGGTCTTTCCTGCGCCAGCGGCAGCAGGAGGTCGAGGATTACCGCCAGCGGATCAGCATGGCGCAGGCCACCGTCCAGGAGATCAAGCGCTGGATGCAGGCCGTCTCGGTCGAGGAGGGGCTGGCCGAAAAACAGCTCGAACGCCTGCAGAAGGACTTGGCCGAGGTGACGGATGCCCTGAAGCTGACGGGCCACGACCGCGCCCAAAACGTGGTCGGCATCGAGCGGCCGCGTCGCAAAGGTCGCGCTGGCGAGGCGGTGGCGACCCCGGCAGAATAG
- a CDS encoding Rid family hydrolase, with the protein MTYDRQLVSNGNPMEAVVGFSRAVRVGRHVAVGGTAPVDAQGRTVGPGDLHAQARRCFEIAQEVLATAGAGLEDVVRTRLILTDIERWKEAIEARKAFCLDARPVDTIMAVTRFVNPEWLIEIEVDAIIADRDR; encoded by the coding sequence ATGACCTACGACCGCCAACTCGTCAGCAACGGAAATCCGATGGAGGCCGTCGTCGGTTTCAGCCGGGCTGTCCGCGTGGGTCGACATGTGGCCGTCGGCGGCACGGCCCCCGTCGACGCTCAGGGCCGCACGGTCGGGCCAGGCGATCTGCATGCGCAGGCGCGGCGCTGCTTCGAGATTGCGCAGGAGGTGTTGGCGACCGCGGGGGCAGGTCTGGAGGACGTGGTCCGGACCCGCCTGATCCTGACGGATATCGAACGATGGAAGGAGGCGATCGAGGCGCGCAAGGCCTTCTGCCTGGATGCGCGCCCGGTGGACACGATCATGGCCGTGACACGGTTCGTGAACCCGGAATGGCTGATCGAGATCGAGGTGGACGCCATCATCGCCGACCGCGACAGATGA
- the radA gene encoding DNA repair protein RadA has translation MAKPVTQFACTDCGAVHKKWTGRCDGCGAWNTIQEEVPLSQGPSRKSLGTMKGKRMALTDLATEETPPPRTLSGLAELDRVLGGGLVPASATLVGGDPGIGKSTLLLQAAAAFAKSGHSVVYVSGEEATAQVRMRAQRLGLGDSAVRLAAETNLRDVLTTLEAEKPDLCIIDSIQTMWVDTVDSAPGSVSQVRASAHELTSFAKRFGTSVILVGHVTKEGQIAGPRVVEHMVDTVLYFEGERGHQFRILRAVKNRFGPADEIGVFEMTGMGLAEVANPSALFLGDRDAPAPGSVVFAGIEGTRPVLVEIQALVAPSQLSQPRRAVVGWDGSRLSMILAVLEARTGISFQGLDVYLNVAGGIRISEPAADLAVACALLSAREDAAIPPETVVFGELSLSGALRPVAQAENRLKEAAKLGFTAAMAPKGCKTGDAGEMGLRLLPDLTTLVGEVFGAG, from the coding sequence ATGGCTAAACCCGTTACCCAGTTCGCCTGCACCGATTGCGGCGCCGTCCACAAGAAATGGACCGGCCGCTGCGACGGTTGCGGCGCGTGGAACACCATTCAGGAAGAAGTCCCGCTGTCGCAGGGGCCGTCCAGGAAATCGCTCGGCACGATGAAGGGCAAGCGCATGGCGCTGACCGATCTCGCGACCGAGGAAACGCCCCCGCCGCGCACGCTCTCGGGCCTGGCCGAGTTGGATCGCGTGCTCGGGGGTGGCCTGGTGCCGGCCTCGGCCACCCTGGTGGGCGGCGATCCGGGCATCGGCAAGTCCACCCTGCTGCTGCAGGCGGCCGCGGCTTTCGCGAAGTCGGGCCATTCGGTGGTCTATGTCTCAGGCGAGGAGGCGACGGCGCAGGTGCGGATGCGCGCGCAGCGGCTGGGCTTGGGCGACAGTGCCGTCCGGCTGGCCGCCGAGACGAACCTGCGCGACGTCCTGACCACGCTCGAAGCCGAGAAGCCCGACCTCTGCATCATCGACTCGATCCAGACGATGTGGGTCGATACGGTCGACAGCGCCCCGGGATCGGTCAGCCAGGTTCGCGCCTCGGCGCATGAGTTGACGAGCTTCGCCAAACGGTTCGGGACCAGCGTGATCCTGGTCGGACACGTCACGAAGGAGGGGCAGATCGCGGGCCCCCGCGTGGTGGAGCACATGGTCGACACGGTCCTCTATTTCGAGGGCGAGCGCGGGCATCAGTTCCGCATCCTGCGCGCGGTCAAGAACCGGTTCGGCCCCGCCGACGAGATCGGCGTGTTCGAGATGACGGGGATGGGGCTGGCGGAGGTCGCGAACCCGTCGGCCCTGTTCCTCGGCGACCGGGACGCGCCCGCCCCCGGATCCGTCGTCTTCGCGGGGATCGAGGGCACGCGTCCGGTGCTGGTCGAGATCCAGGCCCTCGTCGCCCCGTCCCAACTCAGCCAGCCCCGGCGCGCGGTGGTCGGATGGGACGGCAGCCGCCTGTCGATGATCCTGGCCGTGCTGGAGGCGCGGACGGGGATCAGCTTTCAGGGGCTCGACGTCTATCTGAACGTGGCCGGCGGCATCCGCATCTCGGAACCTGCCGCCGATCTGGCGGTTGCCTGCGCGCTCCTGTCGGCGCGCGAGGACGCGGCGATCCCGCCTGAGACGGTCGTTTTCGGCGAGCTGTCGCTGTCGGGGGCGCTCCGCCCGGTGGCGCAGGCCGAAAATCGGTTGAAAGAGGCCGCCAAACTTGGTTTTACCGCCGCCATGGCCCCCAAGGGGTGCAAGACGGGGGATGCGGGCGAGATGGGCCTGCGTCTGCTGCCGGATCTCACCACCCTCGTGGGCGAGGTCTTCGGGGCAGGCTGA
- a CDS encoding CvpA family protein: MDGFTIVDGAVAAVILISAILAYSRGLVRELMAIVGWIAAAILAFTFAGAVEPLVKEIPYVGNILGDSCELAVIAAFAVVFALALVLISFFTPLLSGAIRDSVLGPIDQGLGFLFGVLRGILLVAVAFIVYDRVSVGNDVPAVDESRSAVIFARVRANIEAQIPEDAPGWILTRYETLVGDCGAPVEADGPSLPQITE, encoded by the coding sequence ATGGACGGATTTACCATCGTCGACGGCGCGGTCGCGGCCGTTATCCTGATTTCCGCCATCCTTGCCTATTCGCGCGGTCTCGTCCGGGAACTGATGGCCATCGTCGGCTGGATCGCGGCGGCGATCCTGGCCTTCACCTTCGCTGGCGCGGTCGAACCGCTGGTCAAGGAAATCCCGTATGTCGGCAACATCCTGGGCGACAGCTGCGAACTGGCTGTGATCGCGGCCTTTGCCGTGGTCTTCGCACTGGCCCTCGTCCTCATCAGCTTCTTCACGCCGCTTCTGTCGGGCGCGATCCGGGACTCGGTCCTCGGCCCGATCGATCAGGGGCTGGGCTTCCTGTTCGGCGTGTTGCGGGGCATACTGCTGGTCGCGGTGGCCTTCATCGTCTACGACCGGGTCAGCGTCGGCAACGATGTGCCCGCCGTCGACGAGAGCCGGTCGGCCGTGATTTTCGCCCGCGTTCGTGCCAATATCGAGGCGCAGATCCCCGAAGACGCGCCCGGCTGGATCCTGACCCGGTACGAGACGCTGGTGGGCGATTGCGGCGCGCCGGTCGAGGCGGACGGCCCGTCGCTCCCCCAGATCACCGAGTGA
- the purF gene encoding amidophosphoribosyltransferase gives MTDWRSTPFDPLSDGDKLKEECGVFGVIGVSSAANFTALGLHALQHRGQEAGGIVVHDPDHGFNSARRFGYVRDSFTSQDVMDTLPGPIGIGHVRYSTSGSKGNTAIRDVQPFFGEFAMGGAAIAHNGNITNADALRKELIERGSIFQSSSDSECIIHLMARSLQRNIPERMKDALRRVEGAFSIVAMTRTKLIGVRDPLGVRPLVLGRVGDGWCLASETCALDIIGAEFLREVEPGEMVVITDDKITSHRPFEPRKSRFCIFEHVYFSRPDSILGGQSVYSTREAIGRELAKETAVEADLVCPVPDSGTPAAIGYSLGSGIPYAMGIIRNQYMGRTFIEPSESIRNMGVRLKLNVNRALVRGKRIILVDDSVVRGTTSRKIKEMILDAGAAEVHFRIASPPTAWPCFYGVDTPQREKLLAATMTEEEMRRHLGVDSLRFISLDGLYRAVGETGGRDPDAPQYCDACFSGDYPVEPADQLERGFQLKAAE, from the coding sequence ATGACCGATTGGCGCAGCACCCCGTTCGATCCCCTCTCCGACGGCGACAAGCTGAAGGAGGAATGCGGGGTCTTCGGTGTCATCGGCGTCTCGTCGGCCGCGAATTTCACCGCGCTGGGCCTGCACGCCCTCCAACATCGCGGCCAGGAGGCGGGCGGCATCGTCGTCCACGACCCCGACCACGGTTTCAATTCGGCCCGGCGCTTCGGCTACGTGCGCGACAGCTTCACCAGCCAGGACGTGATGGACACCCTACCCGGCCCCATCGGCATCGGGCATGTGCGGTATTCCACTTCCGGTTCCAAGGGGAACACGGCCATTCGCGACGTGCAGCCCTTCTTCGGCGAGTTCGCCATGGGCGGCGCGGCGATCGCGCATAACGGCAACATCACCAATGCCGACGCGCTGCGGAAGGAGTTGATCGAACGCGGCTCGATCTTCCAGTCGTCCAGCGATTCCGAGTGCATCATCCACCTGATGGCGCGGTCGCTGCAGCGCAACATTCCCGAACGGATGAAGGACGCCCTGCGTCGGGTCGAGGGTGCATTCAGCATCGTCGCCATGACGCGGACCAAGCTGATCGGCGTGCGCGATCCGCTTGGCGTGAGACCGCTGGTGCTGGGACGCGTGGGCGACGGCTGGTGCCTGGCCTCCGAGACCTGCGCGCTCGACATCATAGGGGCCGAGTTCCTGCGCGAGGTGGAGCCGGGCGAGATGGTCGTCATCACCGATGACAAGATCACCTCCCACCGACCGTTCGAGCCGCGCAAGTCCAGGTTCTGCATCTTCGAGCATGTCTATTTCAGCCGCCCCGACAGCATCCTGGGCGGTCAGTCCGTCTATTCCACGCGCGAGGCGATCGGGCGCGAGCTGGCCAAGGAAACGGCCGTCGAGGCCGACCTGGTCTGCCCCGTGCCCGACTCCGGCACGCCGGCGGCCATCGGCTATAGCCTCGGATCGGGCATTCCCTATGCGATGGGGATCATCCGCAACCAGTACATGGGCCGGACCTTCATCGAACCCAGCGAGTCGATCCGCAATATGGGCGTGCGGCTGAAGCTGAACGTGAACCGCGCGCTGGTGCGCGGCAAGCGGATTATCCTGGTCGACGATAGCGTGGTGCGTGGCACGACCAGTCGCAAGATCAAGGAGATGATCCTCGATGCCGGCGCGGCCGAGGTGCATTTCCGCATCGCCTCGCCGCCCACGGCCTGGCCCTGCTTCTACGGGGTCGACACGCCGCAGCGCGAGAAGCTTCTGGCCGCCACGATGACCGAGGAGGAGATGCGCCGCCATCTGGGTGTCGACTCGCTGCGGTTCATCTCGCTCGACGGGCTCTATCGTGCGGTGGGCGAAACGGGTGGCCGTGACCCGGACGCGCCGCAATATTGCGATGCCTGCTTCTCGGGCGATTATCCCGTGGAACCGGCCGACCAGCTGGAGCGCGGATTTCAATTGAAGGCCGCCGAATAG